The following proteins come from a genomic window of Misgurnus anguillicaudatus chromosome 10, ASM2758022v2, whole genome shotgun sequence:
- the LOC129447834 gene encoding histone-lysine N-methyltransferase ASH1L isoform X4, producing MDKRKQKTAPAPRLEREKKKEKIDDRKKMKPKASSKSTNSELQQQSRQDNLTVMKSDQSEENVRMKIGFGAKRTKKPPKSLENFICKPTVRISQRLAHGDAHGSCGGERSSAEITRASQSRQESPKTDSNDCISSKAPSTPLPTSSKKADSTPLFPTSKKGPSKQTKKTDSKSILTSDGPSYAVQPQTDSTVPLSDRITSFNPLKQTYSPPAAPSPPSSLQQNSSPHDGTQVFNVQRSKGEDLPTETTITASLPSQSSKDTMLKAQTSQQSSTSFEIDSERLLLPNVCSDNSQPLKQTPCPTKKTKTSKIRDSTVEKCLNGNVKEDGKQDRDSAGSKNMFKAVPSKRSKENDSVHQTSPYIPLALPASSTSADSSIHESNACSSLLLESKGRNKKHSEGEDKDESQKMTLEPTQTVPVFVQPKDSSRHIIGKNKKRARHNSDNAENVLCSSQTTSCADSQYNTSIRSTDKTSGDETTSHPKQITNLQKKQKVVQITKVANQVEKMNLVKTANVSSTACKTVSQTAKPKKRTSIKSSKTLAPSQCKPRPVGRPPKLQNPSPKSDVSSLEDQHKKRGRPRLIRLDESPQASKSQKSLSKSPILEHTNVLDPAVDLKLQKPVRRKPGRPRLSSLFQPQRSGSLDSGSLKKSAEDTLKPSLSKTKDAQIYRKRNRLIMKTIIKNINKMKMKKRDEVLKPVLSGQTDSHKEDLAHKGSVEDADPTQSLSSLVTSFGGKLGPQINVSKRGTIYIGKRRGRKPKTQRENSSQDSQPILAQKSQQVAESSRQVNSWFTLGDRSHSSDNQSTLSSSSHLFKHPESTTSTVGCFRKKLHTGSCEYDQHSASKPTSSQKVKAIAEEKSKPRSSLQSTPLRPATTQLGSVRMQDCRAAHLAQSVLMEQERLKYKCHRKGHSCFTCDKIRRHKHKCKRKYLQLRAKRQDPAFLAEVEDLVVRLSAIRIVHNIAQGVCGDEANSGRKSSKGKNRPHNYHCIPQNLHHPTMFQINFSGYYSPQSDFPRDSLHYVGMPDLKGNNRCPSQPGEHIVTHCPVVHKLGFPVTGGSCYHSPCKMPLSTTSFGFGLYRGYPPSATIYPSSPFLPSYVHPYSKNPILSPSKFHKRKHKTFLRRDSALCGEKPQRTSPNVTSQSSRDWFSRNSWQRVDNREKRLADDRLRGQTKLRKDYVSRRGSSSNSPFSSPMPLKKADKHKPSLLSYIGPSHLRPISKVRWAEHQRSWRWRGSVQSERSNSSLDQEPPSGYQEDDTFEGPESDEDLTSPSLSDQTIHHNTFQQNLNIASSTKSQMTAHRSTAEVQCASRNLMGHGSSLMKDSCSSGDKRASESFRPGGPVFHERYQHLTEGQDGGGRHPRHNMSKTFVQTNKISPFSSAAATKTLLSHSNSSTTLSKSKLKHVNKPLMIKTPQAVTGSEVWRRRPGRPRKNPAPCFSPSPQTAPSLDVVTECPSKRRKGETDNNTVVSETKSVSQRERRRGRKKKNSEKVSDLGQVDDKRDTAVNRERSGSCDRTSLPSQDTPVSVPSQSERSSTMPPDKRYEWAGLYSDVYKTKEPKSLYSPENTEGLEFDPEEHEYGLLPAPLHVGKYLRLKRIDFQLPYDIYWLCAHNKLPKMSGTPLKTATSNGSVNVMSLNKSEDNSHKHHKDSDPHDCISDSLNRDLTLPAEKTGEEISRTDPDNKLPDQSDPLEQQKRSSSDAENMSSPVLIMPLSCEERSFILERCIFLVRNYEKMRERHAVLLREGGKERERENKESQCQTGVPENDTSNK from the exons GGTCCATCGAAACAGACAAAGAAGACAGATTCAAAGTCAATATTGACATCAGATGGACCCTCATATGCAGTTCAACCACAGACTGATAGCACGGTACCCCTTTCTGACAGGATAACCTCCTTTAACCCACTGAAGCAGACATATTCACCTCCAGCTGCTCCTTCTCCACCGTCTTCATTACAACAAAACTCCAGTCCACACGACGGCACCCAAGTTTTTAATGTTCAGAGGTCCAAGGGTGAAGATCTTCCAACAGAAACAACAATAACTGCCTCCCTACCATCACAAAGTTCAAAAGATACAATGCTGAAAGCTCAGACAAGTCAGCAGTCATCTACTAGTTTTGAAATTGACAGTGAACGCTTATTGTTACCAAATGTTTGTAGTGACAATTCACAGCCCTTAAAGCAAACGCCCTGTCCTACAAAAAAGACTAAGACCTCCAAGATCAGGGACAGTACTGTTGAAAAGTGTTTGAATGGAAATGTGAAAGAGGACGGCAAACAGGACAGAGATTCTGCAGGTTccaaaaacatgtttaaagcaGTTCCTAGTAAAAGAAGTAAAGAAAATGATTCAGTGCATCAGACAAGTCCCTATATACCATTAGCCCTTCCTGCTTCAAGTACATCTGCTGATTCATCAATTCATGAGAGCAACGCTTGTTCGTCATTGTTACTGGAGAGCAAAGGAAGGAACAAGAAGCACAGTGAAGGTGAAGATAAAGATGAAAGCCAAAAAATGACATTGGAACCTACCCAAACTGTCCCTGTTTTTGTTCAGCCAAAGGATAGCAGCAGGCATATAATTGGCAAGAACAAAAAGAGGGCTAGACACAATTCAGATAATGCAGAAAATGTGCTGTGTTCCTCTCAAACCACCAGCTGTGCTGATTCCCAGTATAACACTTCCATTCGTTCCACTGACAAAACCTCAGGCGATGAGACAACTTCACATCCTAAGCAAATCACCAACTTACAGAagaaacaaaaagttgttcaaattaCAAAGGTGGCAAATCAAGTGGAAAAGATGAATCTGGTAAAGACTGCTAATGTTAGTTCCACTGCTTGTAAAACAGTATCTCAAACAgctaaacctaaaaaaagaaCTTCCATTAAGTCATCAAAGACATTAGCACCATCACAGTGTAAACCCAGACCAGTCGGACGACCACCTAAACTGCAAAATCCATCACCTAAATCAGATGTCTCATCCCTTGAGGACCAGCACAAGAAAAGGGGTCGTCCAAGATTGATCAGGTTGGATGAATCTCCTCAGGCAAGTAAGTCCCAAAAGTCTTTATCTAAGTCTCCCATCCTTGAACACACAAATGTCCTTGATCCTGCGGTTGACCTGAAACTTCAAAAGCCTGTGCGAAGAAAACCAGGTCGGCCCAGACTTTCCTCCTTATTCCAACCACAGAGATCTGGGTCATTGGACTCAGGGTCTTTGAAGAAGAGTGCTGAAGACACTCTGAAACCCTCCTTGTCAAAGACTAAAGATGCCCAAATATACCGGAAAAGAAACAGGTTGATAATGAAGACAAttatcaaaaatataaataaaatgaaaatgaagaaAAGAGATGAAGTGCTTAAACCCGTTCTTTCTGGGCAAACGGATAGTCACAAAGAAGATTTGGCTCATAAAGGCAGTGTAGAAGATGCAGATCCTACCCAATCTTTATCCTCACTTGTGACATCTTTTGGGGGAAAACTCGGTCCACAAATTAATGTCAGCAAACGTGGAACTATCTACATAGGAAAGAGGAGAGGTCGTAAACCTAAAACTCAAAGGGAAAATTCTAGCCAAGATTCACAACCAATTTTGGCTCAGAAGTCTCAGCAAGTGGCAGAATCTTCACGTCAGGTGAATTCATGGTTTACTCTCGGGGATCGCAGCCATTCATCTGATAACCAGTCTACTTTGTCCAGCTCATCCCACCTGTTTAAACATCCAGAGTCTACAACATCTACCGTTGGTTGTTTCCGAAAAAAGCTTCACACTGGAAGCTGTGAATATGATCAACATTCTGCTTCAAAGCCAACCAGTTCCCAAAAGGTTAAAGCAATCGCTGAAGAAAAATCAAAACCACGTTCCTCCTTGCAATCAACACCACTTCGCCCAGCCACTACTCAGTTAGGCTCTGTAAGGATGCAAGACTGCAGAGCAGCACACCTTGCCCAGTCTGTTTTAATGGAACAAGAAAGACTCAAATACAAGTGCCATAGAAAAGGCCATAGTTGCTTTACCTGTGATAAAATTAGGAGACACAAACACAAATGTAAGAGGAAGTACCTTCAACTCAGGGCCAAAAGACAAGACCCAGCCTTTCTGGCAGAGGTCGAAGACTTAGTGGTCAGACTCAGTGCAATACGCATTGTGCATAACATTGCTCAGGGAGTGTGTGGAGATGAAGCAAACTCTGGAAGAAAGAGTTCGAAAGGAAAGAATCGCCCCCATAATTATCATTGTATCCCACAAAACCTCCACCATCCAACCATGTTTCAGATTAACTTCAGCGGTTACTACTCACCCCAGTCTGACTTTCCCCGCGATTCTCTGCATTATGTTGGAATGCCAGATTTGAAAGGGAACAACAGGTGCCCCTCACAGCCAGGCGAACATATTGTCACGCATTGTCCGGTGGTGCACAAACTTGGATTCCCAGTGACAGGAGGCAGTTGTTACCACTCGCCTTGCAAAATGCCACTCTCAACCACATCTTTTGGTTTTGGGCTTTACAGAGGATATCCTCCATCAGCAACAATATACCCTTCTTCACCCTTTTTACCCTCATATGTGCACCCCTACTCCAAAAATCCCATTTTAAGCCCATCAAAGTTCCATAAAAGGAAGCACAAGACGTTTCTAAGACGTGACTCTGCACTATGTGGAGAGAAACCACAGAGGACTTCACCTAATGTAACTTCTCAATCATCTAGGGACTGGTTCAGTAGAAATAGCTGGCAAAGGGTCGACAACAGAGAAAAAAGGCTTGCGGATGATAGACTTAGAGGACAGACTAAGCTGAGAAAAGACTATGTAAGCAGAAGAGGTTCGTCTTCTAATTCCCCATTCTCCTCCCCAATGCCCTTAAAGAAAGCAGACAAACATAAACCTTCACTCCTATCTTATATAGGACCATCACACCTGAGGCCCATATCAAAAGTTAGGTGGGCAGAGCATCAACGGTCGTGGAGATGGAGAGGAAGTGTTCAGTCTGAGCGGAGTAATAGCAGCTTAGATCAAGAGCCTCCATCAGGGTACCAGGAGGACGATACTTTTGAGGGTCCAGAGAGTGATGAAGATCTAACTTCACCCTCTCTGTCAGATCAAACAATCCACCATAACACTTTTCAGCAGAATCTGAACATTGCTAGCAGTACAAAGAGTCAAATGACAGCTCATAGGAGTACTGCTGAAGTTCAGTGTGCTTCAAGAAACTTAATGGGTCATGGAAGTTCATTGATGAAGGATTCTTGCTCATCTGGAGACAAAAGAGCATCAG AGAGCTTTCGGCCTGGTGGTCCAGTCTTCCATGAGCGCTACCAGCATCTCACTGAAGGACAAGATGGAGGAGGAAGACACCCGAGACACAATATGAGCAAAACCTTTGTCCAGACCAATAAGATCAGCCCTTTTTCTTCTGCTGCTGCTACCAAAACCCTCCTGTCTCATTCAAACAGTTCTACTACACTGAGCAAGAGTAAACTGAAACATGTTAACAAGCCTCTCATGATAAAGACTCCCCAGGCGGTCACAGGAAGTGAGGTATGGAGGAGACGACCGGGGCGACCGAGGAAAAACCCTGCACCATGCTTTTCTCCATCTCCACAAACTGCACCTTCACTTGATGTAGTGACCGAGTGTCCTTCAAAACGGAGAAAAGGTGAAACGGATAATAACACTGTGGTCAGTGAGACCAAGTCTGTGTCTCAAAGAGAGAGAAGAAGAgggagaaagaaaaaaaacagtgaGAAAGTAAGCGATCTAGGGCAAGTAGATGATAAACGAGACACAGCTGTGAACCGAGAGCGCTCAGGCTCATGCGATCGGACATCTTTACCCTCTCAGGATACGCCGGTATCTGTACCCAGCCAATCGGAGAGGAGCTCAACCATGCCACCTGACAAGAGATACGAATGGGCGGGGCTTTACTCAGACGTCTATAAAACCAAGGA ACCCAAAAGTCTGTACTCACCGGAAAACACAGAGGGCCTTGAGTTTGACCCTGAAGAGCATGAGTACGGCCTCCTTCCTGCACCTTTACACGTAG GAAAGTATCTGAGGCTGAAGCGGATTGACTTTCAGTTGCCCTATGACATATATTGGCTCTGTGCACATAATAAG CTTCCTAAAATGTCTGGTACCCCACTAAAGACGGCCACATCCA aTGGTTCTGTTAATGTAATGTCTCTCAATAAGTCCGAGGACAATTCTCATAAACACCATAAGGACAGCGATCCTCATGACTGCATTTCTGACAGCCTTAATAG AGATCTTACACTGCCTGCTGAGAAGACTGGTGAAGAAATCAGTCGAACAGACCCGGATAATAAACTTCCCGATCAATCCGACCCTCTGGAACAGCAG AAGAGAAGCAGCAGCGATGCTGAAAATATGTCCTCCCCTGTGCTGATAATGCCCTTGTCCTGTGAGGAAAG GAGTTTCATCTTGGAACGCTGCATTTTTCTGGTGAGGAATTATGAGAAAATGAGAGAGAGACACGCAGTGCTGCTGAGGGAGGGAGGaaaagagcgagagagagaaaacaaggAGAGTCAATGTCAGACAGGAGTCCCTGAAAACGACACCAGCAACAA ATGA